From Pseudonocardia autotrophica, one genomic window encodes:
- a CDS encoding substrate-binding domain-containing protein translates to MRSIRKTFAVTVAAASVLALAACSSQGGAQAQNQATGQSYVIAMITHESPGDSFWDKVRAGAEQAATELNVDLRYSNNPDGGQQATLVQNAIDSQVDGVAVTLSQSAQVGPAVQRAVEAGIPAVAFNSGIEDYPDYGIGMYFGSDETLAGRSAGERITEGGGGKTLCVIHEQGSVSLEARCAGVLATSPGTENLQVNGADLPAVQQTIGAKLQQDPSITHVVTLGAPVALAATQAKAESGSQAEVITFDLNADVAAAVQDGRIAFSVDQQPYVQGYMSVQSLWLNLSNGNDLGGGKPVLTGPSFVDSSNIAEIAEYTANNTR, encoded by the coding sequence ATGAGGAGTATTCGGAAGACCTTCGCGGTCACCGTCGCCGCGGCGTCGGTACTGGCACTCGCCGCGTGCAGCAGTCAGGGCGGCGCACAGGCGCAGAATCAGGCCACCGGCCAGAGCTACGTGATCGCCATGATCACCCACGAGTCGCCCGGCGACTCGTTCTGGGACAAGGTGCGCGCCGGGGCCGAGCAGGCGGCGACCGAGCTGAACGTCGATCTGCGGTACTCGAACAACCCCGACGGCGGCCAACAGGCCACTCTCGTCCAGAACGCGATCGACTCCCAGGTGGACGGCGTCGCGGTGACGCTCTCGCAGTCCGCGCAGGTCGGTCCGGCCGTGCAACGGGCGGTCGAGGCGGGCATCCCGGCCGTGGCGTTCAACTCCGGGATCGAGGACTACCCGGACTACGGCATCGGGATGTACTTCGGCTCGGACGAGACCCTCGCCGGCCGCAGCGCGGGTGAGCGGATCACCGAGGGCGGCGGCGGCAAGACCCTCTGCGTCATCCACGAGCAGGGTTCGGTCTCCCTGGAGGCCCGCTGCGCCGGCGTGCTCGCCACCTCGCCGGGCACGGAGAACCTGCAGGTCAACGGCGCCGACCTGCCGGCGGTGCAGCAGACCATCGGCGCGAAGCTGCAGCAGGACCCGTCGATCACGCACGTCGTGACGCTCGGTGCTCCCGTCGCACTCGCCGCGACCCAGGCGAAGGCCGAGAGCGGCAGCCAGGCCGAGGTGATCACCTTCGATCTCAACGCCGACGTCGCGGCCGCCGTGCAGGACGGCCGGATCGCCTTCTCCGTCGACCAGCAGCCCTACGTGCAGGGATACATGTCGGTGCAGAGCCTCTGGCTCAACCTCTCCAACGGCAACGACCTGGGCGGGGGCAAGCCGGTGCTGACCGGTCCGTCCTTCGTCGACAGCAGCAACATCGCCGAGATCGCCGAATACACGGCGAACAACACCCGCTGA